In Carya illinoinensis cultivar Pawnee chromosome 7, C.illinoinensisPawnee_v1, whole genome shotgun sequence, the following are encoded in one genomic region:
- the LOC122316711 gene encoding E3 ubiquitin-protein ligase SP1 isoform X2 gives MMIPWSGLSCCLSAAALYVLGRSSGRDAEILKSVTRVNLLKDLGPLLDAGCILPLVVTISGRVSSETPISCEFSGLRGVIVEETAEQHFLKHNDAGSWIQDSALMLSMSKEVPWYLDDGTGRVYVLGARNASGFALPVGSEVFEESGRSLVRGTLDYLQGLKMLGVKRIERVLPTGTSLTVVGEAVKDDVGTVRIQRPHKGPFYVSPKAIDQLIANLGKWARVLAAAAKRSGQDNEGLTEKPANESDGAIRDRLMPDICVICLEEEYNAVFVPCGHMCCCTTCSWHLTNCPLCRRRIEQVVKTFRH, from the exons ATGATGATTCCATGGAGTGGACTCAGTTGCTGTTTGAGTGCAGCTGCTCTTTATGTTCTTGGAAGGAGCAGCGGGAG GGACGCAGAGATTCTTAAGTCAGTTACCCGGGTGAATCTGTTGAAGGATTTGG GACCATTATTAGATGCTGGGTGTATATTACCTTTGGTTGTCACAATCTCTGGAAGAGTTAGTTCTGAAACCCCAATCAGCTGTGAGTTCAGTGGTTTACGGGGAGTAATTGTAGAGGAAACG GCAGAACAACATTTTTTGAAGCACAATGATGCTGGCTCATGGATACAGGATTCTGCTCTGATGTTATCTATGAGTAAGGAGGTTCCGTGGTATTTG GATGATGGAACTGGTCGTGTATATGTGCTGGGAGCTAGAAATGCATCAGGTTTTGCATTACCAGTTGGAAGTGAGGTGTTTGAAGAGTCAGGAAGATCCCTGGTACGTGGAACATTAGACTATCTCCAAGGCCTTAAG ATGCTTGGAGTCAAGCGAATTGAACGAGTGCTTCCAACTGGTACTTCCTTGACTGTTGTTGGTGAG GCTGTCAAAGATGATGTTGGAACGGTTCGGATTCAAAGACCCCATAAAGGGCCATTTTATGTTTCTCCCAAGGCTATTGATCAGCTCATAGCAAATCTTGGGAAATGGGCAAG GGTTCTTGCTGCTGCTGCCAAGAGATCTGGACAAGATAATGAAG GTTTAACTGAAAAGCCTGCCAATGAATCAGATGGTGCTATAAGAGACCGTCTAATGCCGGATATATGTGTCATCTGTCTTGAGGAGGAGTACAATGCCGTTTTTGTCCC GTGTGGTCATATGTGCTGTTGTACAACGTGCTCTTGGCACTTGACCAACTGTCCTCTTTGCCGGCGACGAATCGAGCAAGTAGTGAAGACATTCCGACATTGA
- the LOC122316711 gene encoding E3 ubiquitin-protein ligase SP1 isoform X1, which translates to MMIPWSGLSCCLSAAALYVLGRSSGRDAEILKSVTRVNLLKDLGPLLDAGCILPLVVTISGRVSSETPISCEFSGLRGVIVEETAEQHFLKHNDAGSWIQDSALMLSMSKEVPWYLDDGTGRVYVLGARNASGFALPVGSEVFEESGRSLVRGTLDYLQGLKMLGVKRIERVLPTGTSLTVVGEAVKDDVGTVRIQRPHKGPFYVSPKAIDQLIANLGKWARWYKYASMGLTVFGVYLIAKHSFHYIMERRRRWELQKRVLAAAAKRSGQDNEGLTEKPANESDGAIRDRLMPDICVICLEEEYNAVFVPCGHMCCCTTCSWHLTNCPLCRRRIEQVVKTFRH; encoded by the exons ATGATGATTCCATGGAGTGGACTCAGTTGCTGTTTGAGTGCAGCTGCTCTTTATGTTCTTGGAAGGAGCAGCGGGAG GGACGCAGAGATTCTTAAGTCAGTTACCCGGGTGAATCTGTTGAAGGATTTGG GACCATTATTAGATGCTGGGTGTATATTACCTTTGGTTGTCACAATCTCTGGAAGAGTTAGTTCTGAAACCCCAATCAGCTGTGAGTTCAGTGGTTTACGGGGAGTAATTGTAGAGGAAACG GCAGAACAACATTTTTTGAAGCACAATGATGCTGGCTCATGGATACAGGATTCTGCTCTGATGTTATCTATGAGTAAGGAGGTTCCGTGGTATTTG GATGATGGAACTGGTCGTGTATATGTGCTGGGAGCTAGAAATGCATCAGGTTTTGCATTACCAGTTGGAAGTGAGGTGTTTGAAGAGTCAGGAAGATCCCTGGTACGTGGAACATTAGACTATCTCCAAGGCCTTAAG ATGCTTGGAGTCAAGCGAATTGAACGAGTGCTTCCAACTGGTACTTCCTTGACTGTTGTTGGTGAG GCTGTCAAAGATGATGTTGGAACGGTTCGGATTCAAAGACCCCATAAAGGGCCATTTTATGTTTCTCCCAAGGCTATTGATCAGCTCATAGCAAATCTTGGGAAATGGGCAAG GTGGTATAAGTATGCTTCTATGGGTTTGACTGTTTTCGGTGTTTATCTCATCGCTAAGCATTCTTTCCATTATATCATGGAGAGAAGGCGACGTTGGGAGTTGCAGAAAAG GGTTCTTGCTGCTGCTGCCAAGAGATCTGGACAAGATAATGAAG GTTTAACTGAAAAGCCTGCCAATGAATCAGATGGTGCTATAAGAGACCGTCTAATGCCGGATATATGTGTCATCTGTCTTGAGGAGGAGTACAATGCCGTTTTTGTCCC GTGTGGTCATATGTGCTGTTGTACAACGTGCTCTTGGCACTTGACCAACTGTCCTCTTTGCCGGCGACGAATCGAGCAAGTAGTGAAGACATTCCGACATTGA
- the LOC122316784 gene encoding GDSL esterase/lipase At1g54790-like, producing the protein MALKVQMFQVLAITFLIFLPITSPAANFNFPAVFNFGDSNSDTGGLVAGVAFPVKPPNGQTYFLEPSGRFCDGRLIIDFLMNATNLPFLNPYLDSVGAPNFQTGCNFAAGGATILPANAASTCPFSFGIQVAQFVRFKDQVLELLAKDKKLQKYLPSKQSFRQALYMFDVGQNDLDGAFYSKSEDQVLVLIQILLTEFETGIERLYSEGARNFWIHNTGPLGCLPRIIAKFGNDTSKIDQFGCVNSHNHAANQFNMQLHDLYTKFRVQFPEAKFTYVDIFSIKLNLISNYSQYGFKQPIAACCGYGGPPLNFDSRIACGQTKVINGSTATANPCNNTAEYVNWDGNHYTEAANEHVSSQILTGNYSQPPLSGDYAQYLPKFNFFDPKTL; encoded by the exons CCATAACTAGCCCTGCTGCCAACTTCAATTTTCCGGCCGTTTTCAACTTTGGCGATTCAAATTCAGATACTGGTGGATTGGTTGCAGGAGTTGCTTTCCCGGTTAAACCGCCTAATGGACAGACCTACTTCCTTGAGCCATCTGGGCGATTCTGCGATGGCCGTTTGATCATTGATTTTCTAA TGAATGCAACGAATCTACCATTTCTCAATCCATATTTGGATTCTGTTGGTGCACCAAACTTCCAGACAGGGTGTAACTTTGCAGCCGGGGGGGCGACCATACTTCCGGCCAATGCAGCCTCGACATGCCCTTTTTCGTTTGGGATTCAGGTTGCTCAATTTGTCAGATTCAAGGATCAAGTCCTTGAATTGCTAGCAAAAG ACAAGAAACTTCAAAAATACCTTCCCTCAAAACAATCATTCAGGCAGGCCCTATACATGTTTGATGTGGGTCAGAATGATCTCGATGGTGCATTTTACTCAAAATCAGAAGACCAAGTTCTTGTTTTGATTCAGATTCTCCTAACAGAATTCGAGACTGGAATTGAG AGATTATACAGTGAGGGTGCAAGGAATTTTTGGATTCATAACACAGGTCCCCTTGGATGCTTACCTCGAATCATCGCAAAATTCGGAAATGACACATCGAAAATTGACCAATTCGGATGTGTAAACTCACATAACCATGCTGCTAATCAATTCAACATGCAGCTGCATGATCTCTATACAAAATTCCGGGTACAATTCCCAGAAGCCAAATTCACTTATGTTGACATCTTCTCCATAAAACTCAACCTCATTTCAAATTACTCTCAGTATG GATTTAAACAACCTATAGCAGCTTGCTGTGGATATGGTGGGCCGCCATTGAACTTTGACAGCCGGATTGCTTGTGGCCAAACAAAAGTTATTAATGGAAGCACGGCGACAGCAAATCCATGCAATAATACTGCTGAATACGTGAACTGGGATGGAAACCACTACACTGAAGCTGCAAATGAACACGTTTCATCACAGATATTAACAGGAAATTATTCACAGCCACCACTCTCAGGGGATTATGCACAGTATCTTCCAAAATTCAATTTCTTTGACCCAAAAACACTGTAA